A genomic stretch from Candidatus Atribacteria bacterium includes:
- a CDS encoding phosphopyruvate hydratase, producing MNKFKITAIKAREILDCRWTPTVRVEVQVNNEIVGQADAPAGRSTGLNEASELRDNEERFNGLGVTKAVKNVNEIIAPALIGMDVTEQRKIDYKMIELDGTKNKENLGGNAIIAVSLACTRAAANAMGLPLYRYINPNAHVLPVPLLNLINGGKLTSNDLDFQEVCIFPVGAKSFKQAMEIGYAVNEELRTIIIDNYGKIAANVGDEGGFAPPIVKVREAMDHLVHAVELSGFADKIVYGFDSAASHFYDKDTKLYNLEGNKLTTNDMINYYKDLIRSYPIATIEDPLDENDVEGFIQVTKELGIQIVGDDFFCTNPALIKERSSLGGANALLWKFNQIGTVSEALDAAQIAFRNSMGIMVSERSGETEDPILADFTVSLNAGQIKTGAGVRSERTSKYNRLLQIEQELGSLAKYAGRDFKMAL from the coding sequence ATGAATAAATTTAAAATTACAGCCATTAAAGCAAGAGAGATCTTAGATTGCCGCTGGACTCCTACTGTTAGAGTAGAAGTTCAGGTAAACAATGAAATTGTTGGGCAAGCTGATGCACCGGCAGGACGTTCTACTGGATTAAATGAAGCAAGTGAATTGAGAGATAATGAAGAGCGTTTTAATGGTTTAGGAGTAACCAAGGCAGTTAAAAATGTTAACGAAATTATTGCCCCAGCATTAATCGGTATGGATGTTACTGAGCAAAGAAAAATAGACTATAAAATGATAGAACTTGATGGAACTAAGAATAAAGAAAATTTAGGTGGAAATGCAATAATTGCAGTATCTTTAGCATGTACTCGCGCTGCAGCTAATGCAATGGGTTTACCATTATATCGATATATTAATCCAAATGCTCACGTATTACCAGTTCCATTGTTAAATCTTATTAATGGCGGAAAACTTACTTCTAATGACCTTGATTTTCAAGAAGTGTGTATATTCCCAGTAGGCGCTAAATCTTTTAAACAGGCAATGGAAATTGGGTATGCTGTAAATGAAGAGTTAAGAACTATAATTATCGACAATTACGGTAAAATTGCAGCAAATGTTGGAGATGAAGGGGGATTTGCTCCGCCAATTGTCAAAGTTCGTGAAGCAATGGATCATTTAGTTCATGCAGTAGAGCTATCTGGATTTGCTGATAAAATTGTATACGGATTTGATTCTGCCGCCAGTCATTTTTATGATAAAGACACCAAGCTTTACAATTTAGAAGGAAACAAATTAACTACTAATGATATGATTAATTATTATAAAGATTTAATAAGAAGTTATCCAATAGCAACGATCGAAGATCCCTTAGATGAAAATGATGTTGAAGGTTTTATCCAGGTGACCAAGGAATTAGGTATTCAAATTGTTGGAGATGATTTTTTCTGTACCAATCCTGCTTTAATCAAAGAACGTTCCAGTTTAGGGGGAGCAAATGCTTTATTGTGGAAATTTAATCAAATTGGTACTGTTTCAGAGGCTTTGGATGCCGCACAAATAGCCTTTAGAAACAGTATGGGGATTATGGTTTCAGAACGTTCAGGTGAAACAGAAGATCCAATTTTAGCAGATTTTACTGTTAGCCTTAACGCTGGGCAGATTAAAACCGGTGCTGGAGTGCGCAGTGAAAGAACTTCGAAATACAACAGGCTTTTACAAATTGAACAAGAACTTGGTTCTTTGGCTAAATATGCGGGAAGAGATTTTAAGATGGCCCTTTAA
- a CDS encoding glycerate kinase → MREEILRWPFKIIVFLKQIWCGTREEGKVIYIKNKKQLLSHGNIEMRKAALEIIEHSLEKADPYIATKNLVSLKNNNLHVGSLTFNLQNHKRIFILGAGKATFPIAKALEEILGDKITDGIVICKYGQEGYLKYSKLYLANHPIPDEAGLLATKEAIILAKKTRPGDIVFACITGGSSALMPLPVSEVSLEEKKVVNKLLLTCGANIIEINAVRKHLSQVKGGRLAKNIHPEAHLINLTVSDVIGDPLDYITCPTVPDTSTFNDALNVISKYTLWEKLPVSVANYLRNATSEMETPKDLSNYHLYNFIIIAGDTACVAAEAKAKEMGFNTMILSTMFEGESKELGRAFVSIAKEIIINKRPLKTPCALIGGGETTIKLEGNYGMGGPNQEFTLSAALYLEGLKDIVIVGLDTDGTDGPTKIAGAIVDTDFTFMAKKIGISLQHELDWHNTVEVFEKMGDAIITGSTGTNVNDLKFLLIF, encoded by the coding sequence ATGCGGGAAGAGATTTTAAGATGGCCCTTTAAGATAATTGTCTTTTTAAAACAAATTTGGTGTGGAACCAGAGAAGAGGGAAAAGTGATTTACATTAAAAACAAAAAACAGTTATTATCTCATGGTAATATAGAAATGCGCAAGGCTGCTTTAGAAATAATTGAGCATTCATTAGAAAAAGCCGACCCGTATATTGCAACTAAGAATTTAGTCTCTTTAAAGAATAATAATTTACATGTTGGAAGCTTAACTTTCAATTTGCAAAATCATAAAAGAATTTTTATTCTAGGAGCCGGAAAAGCTACTTTTCCAATTGCGAAAGCACTAGAGGAAATTTTGGGGGATAAAATAACTGATGGAATAGTGATTTGTAAATACGGGCAAGAAGGATACCTAAAGTATTCTAAATTATACTTAGCTAATCACCCTATTCCGGATGAAGCTGGGCTTCTGGCGACCAAAGAGGCTATAATATTAGCTAAAAAAACAAGACCGGGAGATATAGTATTTGCCTGCATTACCGGTGGTAGTTCTGCACTTATGCCCTTACCGGTATCTGAAGTGAGCTTAGAAGAAAAAAAAGTAGTAAATAAGTTACTGCTTACTTGTGGTGCTAATATAATTGAAATAAATGCTGTTCGCAAACATTTAAGCCAAGTAAAGGGTGGTAGACTCGCAAAAAACATTCACCCAGAAGCACATTTAATTAACTTGACTGTATCTGATGTTATTGGTGACCCTTTAGATTATATTACCTGTCCGACTGTTCCCGACACTTCTACATTTAATGATGCTCTAAATGTAATTTCCAAGTATACACTTTGGGAGAAATTACCGGTATCTGTAGCGAACTACCTTAGAAATGCTACTTCAGAAATGGAAACTCCAAAAGATCTTTCCAATTATCATTTATATAATTTTATTATTATAGCTGGAGATACAGCTTGTGTTGCAGCAGAAGCAAAAGCAAAAGAAATGGGTTTTAATACAATGATCCTTTCAACTATGTTTGAAGGAGAAAGCAAGGAATTAGGGAGAGCTTTTGTATCAATTGCTAAAGAAATTATAATAAATAAGAGACCGCTTAAAACTCCTTGTGCTTTAATTGGTGGGGGTGAAACTACCATAAAGTTAGAAGGGAATTATGGAATGGGTGGTCCAAATCAAGAGTTTACTCTGAGTGCTGCGCTCTATTTAGAAGGTTTGAAAGATATAGTGATAGTAGGATTGGATACTGATGGTACGGATGGACCAACGAAAATTGCCGGAGCTATTGTAGACACCGACTTTACTTTCATGGCAAAAAAAATAGGCATATCACTCCAGCATGAACTTGATTGGCATAACACTGTGGAAGTTTTTGAAAAAATGGGTGATGCAATTATCACCGGATCTACCGGAACAAATGTAAATGACCTTAAATTCTTATTAATTTTTTAA
- a CDS encoding GntR family transcriptional regulator: protein MRNHLINIYILKEGINMIFLKKEPKIMAQEITTDIRRAIANGIIKPGEKINETQIARDMGISRSPVREALQMLKKEGVVVSIPYKGTFVNLLGKKDIEDMYIIRGLLEAYAIEKVIENKNEKILKCLRKNIEDIEKDVKKNQLKELVSKDIEFHRNICIFSGNKKLIDIWEGFQTQIEVLIDLESSFYERFQLLAVEHRELLSLIIDGKVEQAQEKIKAHILQALDFLKKSLKKY from the coding sequence ATGAGGAATCACCTAATAAATATATATATTTTGAAGGAAGGAATAAATATGATTTTTCTAAAAAAGGAACCAAAGATAATGGCCCAAGAAATAACTACCGATATTAGGAGAGCAATAGCGAATGGCATTATTAAGCCAGGTGAAAAAATTAATGAAACACAAATTGCAAGAGATATGGGTATTAGTCGTTCTCCAGTTAGAGAAGCATTGCAAATGCTGAAAAAAGAAGGAGTTGTGGTCAGTATTCCTTATAAGGGAACATTTGTAAACTTGCTTGGGAAAAAAGATATTGAAGATATGTATATTATAAGAGGATTACTTGAGGCTTACGCTATAGAAAAAGTAATAGAAAATAAAAATGAGAAAATTTTAAAATGTTTAAGAAAAAATATTGAAGACATAGAAAAAGATGTGAAAAAAAACCAATTGAAAGAATTGGTTAGCAAAGATATTGAATTCCACCGTAATATTTGCATTTTTTCTGGCAATAAAAAATTAATTGATATTTGGGAAGGGTTTCAAACGCAAATAGAAGTTTTGATTGATTTAGAGAGTAGTTTTTATGAACGCTTCCAATTATTAGCGGTTGAGCATAGGGAATTGCTTTCTTTAATAATTGATGGAAAAGTTGAACAAGCTCAAGAAAAGATTAAAGCCCATATTTTACAAGCCCTTGATTTTTTAAAAAAAAGTTTGAAGAAATATTAA
- a CDS encoding ATP-binding cassette domain-containing protein, with protein sequence MISLENVSIGFQERVLFDNLNWRIPRGSRIGLVGNNGTGKTTLFRSIVGLVLPDKGNIALPRNQRIGYLPQDLIELKSNIDLISYLKEKSGITKLEHSLKACEEHLTSLSAESKAYLAAFKKYEQITNLFEHRGGYTFSTQAHKVLKGLGFREKDFTRQCTEFSGGWKMRIILASILLSSPDIILLDEPTNHLDTESLEWLENWLLNFSGTILVISHDRYFMDKLMTQIAELAHQRLTLYQGNFSYYLEEKDKRHELLQKEAKNQQEKIAKTETFIERFRYKNTKATQVQSRIKMLEKMQIVKIDKTPKKVAIYFPKCPRSGDQVVSVENLAKEYEEIKVFNGLTFTLHRGERVALVGVNGAGKSTLSRLISKRERPTSGTVHLGHKVNLAFFSQESSDNLNYNHSVLEEISAEPSSMTSGERRNLLGAFLFSGDDVYKPISVLSGGEKSRLSLAKILMQESNFLILDEPTNHLDIITKELFQQALLKYSGTILIVSHDRFFLDNLISRVIEIRDGRIYDYPGNYSYFIEKRNQLLAETNERNLYIKKTEQPKQSAKTSDKLRKQKEAEERNRIYRQNKDVLNRLKLAEEEIKLIEKNKVDIENQLCDPIVLKDSKKVQNLMIDLKKYNQELVNLNKTQKQLILSLSKDNPLID encoded by the coding sequence ATGATTTCCCTTGAAAATGTCAGCATTGGTTTCCAGGAGAGAGTTCTCTTTGATAATTTAAACTGGAGAATCCCCAGAGGCAGCCGTATTGGTTTGGTAGGCAATAACGGTACCGGAAAAACTACCCTATTTCGATCCATTGTAGGACTTGTTCTACCAGATAAAGGCAATATTGCTTTACCACGAAATCAGCGGATTGGCTATCTTCCTCAAGATTTAATAGAACTTAAAAGCAACATCGACCTTATCTCTTACTTGAAAGAAAAATCAGGTATTACTAAATTAGAACATTCCCTAAAAGCTTGCGAAGAACATCTGACTTCACTATCTGCTGAGTCAAAAGCATATCTGGCAGCTTTTAAAAAATATGAACAGATAACCAATCTCTTTGAGCACCGGGGAGGCTATACTTTTTCTACCCAGGCACATAAAGTACTTAAAGGTTTGGGCTTCCGAGAAAAAGATTTTACCCGACAATGTACTGAATTCTCCGGAGGATGGAAGATGCGTATAATCCTGGCTTCCATACTTCTTTCTTCACCGGATATTATTTTGCTCGATGAACCGACCAACCATCTGGATACCGAAAGCCTGGAGTGGCTGGAAAATTGGCTCTTAAATTTTTCCGGTACTATCTTAGTCATCTCTCATGACCGGTACTTTATGGACAAACTTATGACCCAAATTGCAGAATTAGCCCATCAGAGATTGACACTCTATCAGGGAAATTTTTCCTATTACTTGGAAGAAAAAGATAAGCGGCATGAACTATTGCAAAAAGAAGCGAAAAATCAACAGGAAAAGATAGCCAAAACCGAAACTTTTATTGAAAGATTTCGTTACAAAAATACTAAGGCAACACAGGTGCAAAGCAGAATAAAAATGCTGGAAAAAATGCAAATAGTAAAAATTGATAAAACCCCTAAAAAAGTAGCCATCTATTTTCCTAAATGCCCCCGAAGTGGGGATCAAGTGGTAAGTGTAGAAAACTTGGCTAAAGAATATGAAGAAATTAAAGTATTCAACGGTCTTACTTTTACCTTACACCGCGGCGAAAGAGTAGCTCTGGTAGGGGTAAATGGAGCAGGTAAATCTACCCTCTCCCGATTGATTAGCAAAAGAGAAAGACCGACTTCCGGAACAGTACACCTGGGACATAAAGTAAATCTGGCTTTCTTCTCTCAGGAAAGCTCTGACAATCTCAACTACAACCATTCTGTCCTGGAAGAAATATCTGCTGAACCAAGTTCTATGACTTCCGGAGAAAGGAGAAATTTATTGGGAGCCTTTCTCTTTTCCGGTGATGATGTCTATAAACCAATTAGTGTTCTTTCCGGAGGAGAAAAATCCCGGCTATCCCTGGCAAAGATTCTGATGCAAGAATCTAATTTTCTGATACTTGACGAGCCGACCAATCATCTGGATATAATTACTAAAGAATTATTTCAACAAGCCTTGCTAAAATATAGCGGGACTATATTGATTGTATCCCATGATCGTTTCTTTCTGGACAATCTAATTAGCCGGGTAATCGAGATCCGTGATGGACGGATCTATGATTATCCTGGGAATTATTCCTACTTTATAGAAAAACGGAATCAACTACTGGCAGAAACTAATGAAAGGAACTTATATATAAAAAAAACAGAGCAGCCAAAACAAAGCGCAAAAACTTCTGATAAACTGAGAAAACAGAAAGAAGCAGAAGAACGGAATCGTATCTATCGGCAAAATAAGGATGTTCTAAATAGATTGAAATTAGCCGAAGAAGAAATAAAGCTCATAGAAAAAAATAAAGTTGATATAGAAAATCAGCTATGTGATCCGATAGTCCTTAAAGATTCAAAAAAAGTCCAAAACCTGATGATTGATCTAAAAAAATATAACCAGGAACTCGTCAACCTAAATAAAACTCAAAAACAACTTATCTTAAGTTTGTCAAAGGATAATCCTTTAATAGACTAA